The following proteins come from a genomic window of Coregonus clupeaformis isolate EN_2021a chromosome 2, ASM2061545v1, whole genome shotgun sequence:
- the LOC121530883 gene encoding transmembrane emp24 domain-containing protein 9, with protein sequence MVAVKMQYCVLSVLLLNVYYTFVSSLYFHIGETEKKCFIEEIPDETMIIGNYRTQLYDKQKEEYLPATQGLGMFVEVKDPDEKVILSRQYGSEGRFTFTSHTPGEHQICLHSNSSKFALFAGGMLRVHLDIQVGEHTNNYAEIAAKDKLTELQLRVRQLVEQVDQIQKEQNYQRYREERFRQTSESTNQRVLWWSIVQTLILVAIGFWQMRHLKSFFEAKKLV encoded by the exons ATGGTGGCTGTCAAAATGCAGTATTGTGTGCTGTCAGTTTTGCTTTTGAACGTTTATTACACCTTTGTCTCCTCGCTGTACTTTCACATCGGAGAAACTGAGAAGAAATGCTTCATAGAGGAAATTCCGGATGAAACGATGATCATCG GAAACTATCGTACACAATTGTATGACAAGCAGAAAGAAGAGTACCTTCCTGCCACACAGGGTCTGGGGATGTTTGTTGAGGTGAAAGATCCTGATGAGAAG GTGATCCTGTCTCGTCAGTACGGCTCGGAGGGAAGATTCACCTTCACCTCTCACACCCCAGGAGAACATCAGATCTGCCTTCACTCCAATTCCTCCAAGTTCGCCCTCTTCGCAGGAGGAATGCTT AGAGTTCACCtggacatccaagtgggagagcACACCAATAACTATGCAGAGATTGCAGCCAAAGACAAGCTGACAGAGCTGCAGCTGAGAGTGAGACAGCTGGTGGAGCAGGTGGACCAGATCCAGAAGGAGCAGAACTATCAGAGG TACCGTGAGGAGCGCTTCAGGCAGACCAGTGAGAGCACCAACCAGAGGGTTCTGTGGTGGTCCATCGTTCAGACATTGATCCTGGTGGCCATTGGCTTCTGGCAGATGAGACACCTCAAGAGTTTCTTCGAGGCCAAGAAATTAGTGTAG
- the LOC121530887 gene encoding vesicular integral-membrane protein VIP36 isoform X2, translating to MASCRGRVSKMRGFGTFISRTLLFLLLHFTLVQCDITDGNAEHLKREHSLMKPYQGVGSSPSSQWDFWGSTLVTSSYVRLTPDERSKQGSIWNTVPVYLKDWEMHVQYKIHGSGKKDLHGDGIAIWYTKERLHPGSVFGSNAKFHGLALFIDTYHNDEAADRSFPYISAMVNNGSLPYDHGKDGRNSELGGCSSEIRNKDHDTYLAIRYSKSRLTVMIDIDDKNEWKECIDIGGVHLPTGYYFGASAATGDLSDNHDIISMKMYQLMVDHTPDEDSMDWTKIEPSVSLLKSPKDNIDDPTGNFRSTPLTGWKVFLLLLCALLGIVVCGVVGAVVFQKRQERNRRFY from the exons ATGGCGTCTTGCCGAGGCCGAGTTAGCAAAATGAGAGGTTTTGGTACATTTATCAGCAGAACACTGCTTTTCCTATTACTTCACTTTACTCTAGTGCAATGCGATATAACAGACGGCAATGCAGAGCACTTGAAGCGGGAGCATTCGCTCATGAAACCGTACCAGG GTGTTGGAAGCAGCCCATCCAGTCAGTGGGACTTCTGGGGGAGCACGCTAGTCACCAGCTCGTATGTGCGTCTGACACCTGATGAGAGAAGTAAACAGGGATCCATTTGGAACACGGTG CCTGTTTATCTGAAAGACTGGGAGATGCACGTGCAGTACAAGATTCACGGGTCTGGGAAGAAAGATCTCCATGGAGATGGCATCGCCATCTGGTACACTAAGGAGAGACTTCATCCAG GGTCTGTGTTTGGCAGCAATGCTAAGTTCCACGGCCTCGCCCTTTTTATAGACACGTACCATAACGATGAGGCGGCTGAC CGGTCCTTCCCCTACATCTCTGCCATGGTGAATAATGGTTCTCTGCCCTATGACCATGGGAAGGATGGACGTAACTCTGAACTGGGAGGCTGCTCTTCTGAGATCAGGAACAAAGACCATGACACCTACCTGGCCATTCGCTACTCCAAGAGCAGGCTCACG GTGATGATTGACATTGATGATAAAAATGAATGGAAAGAGTGCATTGACATCGGGGGTGTCCACCTCCCCACAGGGTACTACTTTGGAGCTTCTGCTGCTACAGGGGATCTCTCTG ATAACCATGACATCATCTCCATGAAGATGTACCAGCTGATGGTAGATCACACACCTGATGAGGACAGTATGGACTGGACCAAGATTGAGCCAAGCGTCAGCCTGCTGAAGTCCCCCAAAG ACAATATTGATGATCCTACTGGTAACTTCCGAAGCACACCTCTTACTGGCTGGAAGGTCTTCCTGCTTCTGCTATGTGCTCTACTGGGAATTGTAGTTTGTGGTGTTGTAGGGGCTGTAGTCTTTCAGAAGCGCCAGGAAAGAAACAGGAGGTTTTACTAA
- the LOC121530887 gene encoding vesicular integral-membrane protein VIP36 isoform X1, with amino-acid sequence MASCRGRVSKMRGFGTFISRTLLFLLLHFTLVQCDITDGNAEHLKREHSLMKPYQGVGSSPSSQWDFWGSTLVTSSYVRLTPDERSKQGSIWNTVPVYLKDWEMHVQYKIHGSGKKDLHGDGIAIWYTKERLHPGPVFGNQDHFVGLALFVDTFRNDLLGMDRSFPYISAMVNNGSLPYDHGKDGRNSELGGCSSEIRNKDHDTYLAIRYSKSRLTVMIDIDDKNEWKECIDIGGVHLPTGYYFGASAATGDLSDNHDIISMKMYQLMVDHTPDEDSMDWTKIEPSVSLLKSPKDNIDDPTGNFRSTPLTGWKVFLLLLCALLGIVVCGVVGAVVFQKRQERNRRFY; translated from the exons ATGGCGTCTTGCCGAGGCCGAGTTAGCAAAATGAGAGGTTTTGGTACATTTATCAGCAGAACACTGCTTTTCCTATTACTTCACTTTACTCTAGTGCAATGCGATATAACAGACGGCAATGCAGAGCACTTGAAGCGGGAGCATTCGCTCATGAAACCGTACCAGG GTGTTGGAAGCAGCCCATCCAGTCAGTGGGACTTCTGGGGGAGCACGCTAGTCACCAGCTCGTATGTGCGTCTGACACCTGATGAGAGAAGTAAACAGGGATCCATTTGGAACACGGTG CCTGTTTATCTGAAAGACTGGGAGATGCACGTGCAGTACAAGATTCACGGGTCTGGGAAGAAAGATCTCCATGGAGATGGCATCGCCATCTGGTACACTAAGGAGAGACTTCATCCAG GCCCAGTCTTTGGAAACCAAGATCATTTTGTTGGCCTGGCTTTATTTGTGGATACCTTCCGCAATGATCTCCTTGGGATGGAT CGGTCCTTCCCCTACATCTCTGCCATGGTGAATAATGGTTCTCTGCCCTATGACCATGGGAAGGATGGACGTAACTCTGAACTGGGAGGCTGCTCTTCTGAGATCAGGAACAAAGACCATGACACCTACCTGGCCATTCGCTACTCCAAGAGCAGGCTCACG GTGATGATTGACATTGATGATAAAAATGAATGGAAAGAGTGCATTGACATCGGGGGTGTCCACCTCCCCACAGGGTACTACTTTGGAGCTTCTGCTGCTACAGGGGATCTCTCTG ATAACCATGACATCATCTCCATGAAGATGTACCAGCTGATGGTAGATCACACACCTGATGAGGACAGTATGGACTGGACCAAGATTGAGCCAAGCGTCAGCCTGCTGAAGTCCCCCAAAG ACAATATTGATGATCCTACTGGTAACTTCCGAAGCACACCTCTTACTGGCTGGAAGGTCTTCCTGCTTCTGCTATGTGCTCTACTGGGAATTGTAGTTTGTGGTGTTGTAGGGGCTGTAGTCTTTCAGAAGCGCCAGGAAAGAAACAGGAGGTTTTACTAA